Proteins co-encoded in one Mastacembelus armatus chromosome 24, fMasArm1.2, whole genome shotgun sequence genomic window:
- the calm1b gene encoding calmodulin-1, translated as MADQLTEEQIAEFKEAFSLFDKDGDGTITTKELGTVMRSLGQNPTEAELQDMINEVDADGNGTIDFPEFLTMMARKMKDTDSEEEIREAFRVFDKDGNGYISAAELRHVMTNLGEKLTDEEVDEMIREADIDGDGQVNYEEFVQMMTAK; from the exons ATG GCTGACCAACTAACAGAGGAGCAGATTGCAG AATTCAAGGAGGCTTTCTCCTTATTTGACAAGGATGGTGACGGCACCATCACCACCAAAGAGCTTGGCACAGTCATGAGGTCGCTGGGCCAGAACCCCACAGAGGCTGAACTGCAGGACATGATCAATGAAGTGGATGCTGATG GTAATGGAACCATTGACTTCCCGGAGTTCCTGACCATGATGGCCAGAAAAATGAAGGACACAGACAGCGAGGAGGAGATCCGTGAGGCTTTCCGGGTATTTGACAAG GACGGAAATGGCTACATCAGTGCTGCAGAGCTCCGTCACGTCATGACGAACCTGGGGGAGAAGCTAACGGACGAGGAGGTGGACGAGATGATCAGAGAAGCAGATATTGATGGAGATGGACAGGTCAACTACGAAG agtTTGTACAGATGATGACTGCAAAGTGA